One window of the Pseudomonas sihuiensis genome contains the following:
- the lpxD gene encoding UDP-3-O-(3-hydroxymyristoyl)glucosamine N-acyltransferase — MTATFTLGQLAERLGATLRGAEAKVITGLATLQEAGPEQLSFLANTQYRKFLAQTQAGAVLLTAADAEGYAGDALVVANPYLAYAQLSHVFDRKPKAAPGIHATAQVAGDAQVDPSASIGAFAVIESGARIGADVSIGAHCVVGARSVIGEGGWLAPRVTLYHDVQIGKRVVIQSGAVIGGEGFGFANEKGVWQKIAQIGGVTIGDDVEIGANTTVDRGALSDTLIGNGVKLDNQIMIAHNVQIGDNTAMAGCCGISGSTKIGKNCMIAGGVGMVGHIEVCDNVFVTGMTMVTRSITEPGAYSSGTAMQPAGEWKKSAARIRQLDDMAKRLRELEKQLAAVTQTANVSSDA, encoded by the coding sequence ATGACTGCGACATTTACCCTCGGCCAGCTGGCCGAGCGCCTGGGCGCCACCTTGCGTGGCGCCGAAGCTAAGGTCATCACGGGCCTGGCCACCTTACAGGAGGCCGGGCCCGAACAATTGAGCTTCCTGGCCAATACCCAGTACCGCAAGTTTCTGGCGCAGACCCAGGCCGGTGCCGTGTTGCTCACCGCAGCCGATGCTGAAGGCTATGCTGGCGATGCCTTGGTCGTTGCCAATCCTTATCTGGCCTATGCCCAGCTTTCGCATGTGTTCGACCGCAAGCCCAAGGCGGCTCCCGGCATTCATGCCACTGCGCAGGTTGCAGGCGATGCTCAGGTCGATCCGAGCGCCAGTATCGGCGCCTTTGCGGTCATCGAAAGCGGTGCTCGCATCGGTGCTGATGTGAGCATCGGTGCGCACTGCGTGGTGGGCGCGCGTAGCGTGATCGGTGAGGGTGGTTGGCTGGCTCCGCGCGTGACGCTGTACCACGATGTGCAGATCGGCAAGCGTGTAGTGATCCAGTCCGGCGCGGTGATCGGTGGCGAAGGCTTCGGTTTCGCCAACGAAAAGGGCGTCTGGCAGAAGATCGCACAGATCGGTGGGGTGACCATCGGTGATGACGTCGAGATCGGCGCCAACACCACGGTGGATCGCGGTGCGCTGTCCGATACCCTGATCGGTAATGGCGTGAAGCTGGATAACCAGATCATGATCGCGCACAACGTGCAGATCGGTGACAACACGGCCATGGCGGGCTGCTGCGGTATTTCCGGCAGCACCAAGATCGGCAAGAACTGCATGATCGCCGGCGGTGTGGGCATGGTTGGCCATATCGAGGTGTGCGACAACGTGTTCGTCACCGGTATGACCATGGTGACTCGTTCGATCACCGAGCCGGGCGCCTATTCTTCAGGGACTGCCATGCAACCGGCGGGTGAGTGGAAGAAGAGTGCAGCCCGTATTCGTCAGTTGGACGATATGGCCAAGCGACTGCGTGAGCTGGAAAAACAGCTGGCCGCCGTGACCCAGACGGCAAACGTCTCATCTGATGCCTGA
- the lpxB gene encoding lipid-A-disaccharide synthase encodes MSRPIRVALVAGEASGDILGSGLMQAIKQRHPGAEFIGVGGARMEAEGLKSYFPMERLAVMGLVEVLGRLFELLGRRRQLARDLIAAQPDVFIGIDAPDFNLGLELKLRRAGIKTVHYVSPSVWAWRQKRVLKIREACDLMLTLFPFEAQFYDEHQVPVRFVGHPLADAIPQQADRAAAREALDLPQDEPVVALMPGSRGGEVARLGELFLDAAIRLRALRPGIHFLLPCATPERREQLEQMLAGRDLPLTLLNGRSHEALAACDAVLIASGTATLEALLYKRPMVVAYRVAPLTYRILKRLVKSPYISLPNLLAERLLVPELIQDAATPEALAQAVAPLIDGGQVQTEGFDVIHRALRRDASVSAADAVLKLAGRG; translated from the coding sequence ATGAGCAGACCTATTCGCGTCGCACTGGTCGCCGGTGAGGCGTCCGGTGATATCCTCGGTTCCGGCCTGATGCAGGCCATCAAGCAGCGCCATCCGGGTGCCGAGTTCATCGGTGTTGGCGGCGCGCGCATGGAGGCCGAGGGCCTTAAATCCTATTTCCCGATGGAGCGCCTGGCCGTGATGGGCCTGGTCGAGGTACTGGGCCGTCTGTTCGAGTTACTGGGGCGTCGTCGGCAACTGGCTCGCGATCTGATCGCCGCGCAACCTGATGTTTTCATCGGTATCGATGCGCCCGATTTCAACCTGGGCCTGGAGCTCAAGCTGCGCCGTGCCGGCATCAAGACAGTGCACTACGTCAGCCCCTCGGTCTGGGCCTGGCGGCAGAAGCGGGTGCTGAAGATCCGCGAAGCCTGCGACCTGATGCTGACCCTGTTCCCGTTCGAGGCGCAGTTCTACGATGAGCATCAGGTGCCGGTGCGCTTCGTTGGTCATCCGCTGGCCGATGCGATTCCGCAGCAAGCTGATCGTGCTGCTGCGCGCGAGGCGCTGGATCTGCCGCAGGACGAGCCGGTAGTGGCCCTGATGCCCGGCAGTCGTGGTGGTGAAGTCGCGCGTCTCGGTGAACTGTTTCTCGATGCTGCGATTCGTCTGCGCGCACTGCGCCCAGGTATTCATTTCCTGCTGCCTTGCGCCACACCCGAGCGTCGCGAGCAGCTGGAGCAGATGCTGGCTGGGCGTGATTTGCCGCTGACGCTGCTCAATGGCCGCTCCCATGAGGCGTTGGCTGCCTGCGATGCGGTGTTGATCGCTTCGGGTACCGCGACCCTGGAAGCGCTGCTGTACAAGCGGCCGATGGTGGTGGCGTACCGCGTAGCGCCACTGACCTATCGCATCCTCAAACGCCTGGTGAAGAGCCCCTATATCTCGCTGCCAAATCTGCTGGCCGAGCGTCTGCTGGTGCCCGAGCTGATTCAGGATGCAGCGACTCCCGAGGCTTTGGCCCAGGCCGTTGCGCCCTTGATCGACGGTGGGCAAGTGCAGACCGAAGGTTTCGACGTGATTCACCGTGCGCTGCGCCGCGATGCCTCGGTGTCGGCGGCCGATGCGGTGCTCAAGCTGGCAGGGCGTGGCTGA
- the ispC gene encoding 1-deoxy-D-xylulose-5-phosphate reductoisomerase, producing MSTVQQVTVLGATGSIGLSTLDVIARHPERYSVFALTGFSRLAELQVLCVQHRPRYAVVPDDASALELQNNLRAAGLATEVLVGEAGLCAVSADAAVDCVMAAIVGAAGLKPTLAAVQAGKKVLLANKEALVMSGALFMQAVKQSGAVLLPIDSEHNAIFQCLPGDYSRGLQTVGVRRVLLTASGGPFRETPLADLECVTPEQACAHPNWSMGRKISVDSASMMNKGLESIEACWLFDARPEQIEVVIHRQSVIHSLVDYIDGSVLAQLGNPDMRTPIAHALAWPERIDSGVSPLDLFAVGRLDFERPDEQRFPCLRLAREAAQAGGSAPAMLNAANEVAVEAFLQRRIRFVDIARMIESVLNAQPVQAVEALDAVFAADARARELAGQWLAGR from the coding sequence GTGAGCACAGTGCAGCAGGTCACCGTGCTGGGGGCGACCGGTTCCATCGGGCTCAGTACGCTGGATGTGATCGCGCGTCACCCTGAGCGCTACAGCGTCTTCGCGCTGACGGGCTTTTCGCGCCTGGCAGAGTTGCAGGTGCTGTGCGTGCAGCATCGGCCGCGCTACGCCGTGGTGCCTGATGACGCTTCAGCGCTCGAGCTGCAGAACAATCTGCGCGCCGCCGGGCTGGCGACCGAGGTGCTGGTCGGCGAAGCAGGTCTGTGCGCCGTCTCTGCTGACGCCGCCGTCGATTGCGTAATGGCGGCCATTGTTGGCGCAGCGGGCCTCAAGCCGACCCTGGCGGCCGTGCAGGCTGGCAAGAAGGTGTTGCTGGCGAACAAGGAGGCGCTGGTAATGTCCGGTGCCTTGTTCATGCAGGCGGTCAAGCAGAGCGGGGCGGTGCTGTTGCCTATCGACAGCGAGCACAACGCCATTTTCCAGTGTCTGCCCGGTGACTATTCGCGGGGGCTGCAGACCGTCGGTGTGCGTCGCGTACTGCTGACGGCTTCTGGCGGGCCTTTTCGCGAAACACCGTTGGCTGACCTGGAATGCGTCACCCCGGAGCAGGCCTGTGCTCATCCGAACTGGTCGATGGGGCGCAAGATTTCCGTGGACTCGGCCAGCATGATGAACAAGGGGCTCGAGTCGATCGAGGCCTGCTGGTTGTTCGATGCCCGCCCGGAGCAGATCGAAGTGGTCATTCATCGGCAGAGCGTGATTCATTCGCTGGTCGATTACATCGACGGTTCGGTGCTGGCGCAGCTGGGTAATCCGGATATGCGCACGCCCATTGCTCATGCGTTGGCCTGGCCGGAGCGTATCGACTCGGGCGTATCGCCTCTGGATCTGTTTGCCGTCGGTCGCCTGGATTTCGAACGCCCCGACGAGCAGCGTTTTCCCTGTCTGCGTCTGGCGCGGGAGGCGGCGCAGGCTGGTGGCAGTGCACCGGCGATGCTCAACGCCGCCAATGAAGTCGCGGTCGAGGCTTTCCTGCAGCGGCGCATCCGTTTCGTTGATATCGCGCGTATGATTGAGTCCGTGTTGAACGCTCAGCCGGTGCAGGCTGTCGAAGCGCTCGACGCGGTATTCGCGGCCGATGCCCGTGCGCGTGAGCTGGCTGGGCAGTGGCTCGCTGGCCGTTGA
- the rnhB gene encoding ribonuclease HII yields the protein MQLGLDFTLVEELVAGVDEVGRGPLCGAVVTAAVILDPARPILGLNDSKKLSEARREVLFDEIREKALAWCIARAEVEEIDRLNILHATMLAMQRAVEGLSVTPRLALIDGNRCPKLAVPSAPVVKGDSRVPAIAAASILAKVSRDREMLEMDRLYPGYGIAGHKGYPTPVHLEALQRLGPTPIHRRSFAPVRALLEPVAVDCSAATAV from the coding sequence ATGCAGCTGGGCCTCGATTTTACCCTGGTCGAAGAACTGGTCGCCGGTGTCGACGAAGTCGGCCGTGGCCCGCTCTGCGGTGCCGTGGTCACGGCTGCGGTGATCCTCGATCCGGCGCGGCCGATTCTCGGCCTGAACGACTCGAAGAAACTCTCCGAGGCGCGCCGCGAAGTGCTGTTCGACGAGATTCGCGAAAAAGCCCTGGCCTGGTGCATCGCCCGCGCCGAGGTTGAGGAGATCGACCGCCTGAATATCCTGCATGCCACCATGCTGGCCATGCAGCGCGCCGTCGAAGGGCTGAGCGTGACACCCAGACTGGCATTGATCGACGGCAATCGCTGTCCAAAGCTGGCGGTGCCGAGTGCGCCGGTGGTCAAGGGCGATAGCCGGGTGCCGGCAATTGCCGCGGCTTCGATCCTGGCCAAGGTCAGTCGCGACCGCGAGATGCTCGAGATGGATCGTCTCTATCCCGGTTACGGCATCGCTGGCCACAAGGGCTACCCCACGCCCGTTCACCTAGAAGCCCTGCAGCGCCTGGGGCCGACGCCTATTCATCGGCGTTCCTTCGCACCGGTGCGCGCGTTGCTCGAGCCTGTAGCTGTCGATTGTAGCGCCGCTACAGCTGTGTAG
- a CDS encoding phosphatidate cytidylyltransferase, translated as MLKQRIITALVLLPIALGGFFLLDGGAFALFIGVVVTLGAWEWARLAGFEAQPLRVAYAAAVAVLLGLLYMLPVVAPLLLVVAVLWWLVATFLVMTYPDSSRLWGGVPGRLLIGLLILLPAWQGLILLKQWPQANALIIAVMVLVWGADIGAYFSGKTFGKRKLAPKVSPGKSWEGLYGGLAASLLITLLVGLQQGWSAGGLLLALAGAAVVVLISVVGDLTESMFKRQSGIKDSSNLLPGHGGVLDRIDSLTAAIPLFAALLWLAGWGAL; from the coding sequence ATGCTCAAACAACGAATCATCACGGCGCTGGTGCTGTTGCCCATCGCCCTGGGCGGTTTTTTTCTGCTCGATGGCGGTGCCTTTGCCCTGTTCATCGGTGTGGTGGTCACGCTGGGGGCCTGGGAATGGGCCCGTCTGGCAGGGTTCGAGGCGCAGCCGCTGCGTGTGGCCTATGCGGCTGCAGTGGCCGTGTTGCTCGGCTTGCTGTACATGCTGCCGGTCGTTGCCCCGCTGCTGCTGGTGGTGGCTGTGCTGTGGTGGTTGGTCGCGACCTTTCTGGTAATGACCTATCCCGATAGCAGTCGTCTCTGGGGCGGTGTGCCGGGGCGTTTGTTGATTGGTTTGCTGATTCTGCTGCCGGCCTGGCAAGGGCTGATCCTGCTCAAGCAGTGGCCGCAGGCCAATGCGCTGATCATCGCGGTGATGGTGCTGGTCTGGGGGGCGGATATCGGCGCCTATTTTTCCGGCAAGACCTTTGGCAAGCGCAAGCTGGCGCCCAAGGTCAGCCCGGGCAAGAGTTGGGAAGGGCTCTACGGCGGTCTTGCGGCCAGCCTGCTGATCACCCTGCTGGTCGGGCTGCAGCAAGGCTGGTCCGCTGGTGGGCTGCTGCTGGCGCTGGCGGGTGCCGCTGTGGTGGTACTGATTTCCGTGGTTGGTGACCTGACCGAAAGCATGTTCAAGCGTCAGTCCGGGATCAAGGACAGCAGCAATCTGCTGCCGGGGCATGGCGGAGTGCTGGATCGTATCGACAGTCTGACCGCAGCCATCCCGCTGTTCGCTGCACTGCTCTGGCTCGCTGGTTGGGGCGCGCTGTGA
- a CDS encoding OmpH family outer membrane protein, which yields MRKLTQLVLFTAALIATPAFAEMKVAVLNYQMALLESDAAKRYAVDAEKKFGPQLNKLKTLESDAKRIQDRMVKDGEKMQQAERERLELEFKQKARDFQFQSKELNEAKAIADREMLGKLKPNLDKAVEEVIKNGNFDLVLERGAVIDVKPQYDITRQVIERMNQMR from the coding sequence GTGCGTAAGTTGACTCAACTGGTTCTGTTCACCGCCGCCCTGATCGCCACTCCGGCGTTCGCCGAGATGAAGGTGGCCGTGCTGAACTATCAGATGGCGCTGCTCGAGTCGGATGCAGCCAAGCGCTACGCCGTCGATGCCGAGAAGAAGTTCGGCCCGCAGCTGAACAAGCTCAAGACCCTGGAAAGCGACGCCAAGCGCATTCAGGATCGTATGGTCAAGGACGGCGAGAAGATGCAGCAGGCCGAACGCGAGCGCCTCGAGCTTGAATTCAAGCAGAAGGCTCGTGACTTCCAGTTCCAGTCCAAGGAGCTGAACGAAGCCAAGGCCATCGCTGACCGCGAGATGCTGGGCAAGCTGAAGCCGAACCTGGACAAGGCCGTCGAAGAAGTGATCAAGAACGGTAACTTCGACCTGGTGCTCGAGCGCGGTGCGGTGATCGATGTCAAACCTCAGTACGACATCACTCGCCAGGTCATCGAGCGCATGAATCAGATGCGTTAA
- the lpxA gene encoding acyl-ACP--UDP-N-acetylglucosamine O-acyltransferase, which produces MSLIDPRAIIDPSARLADDVVVGPWSIVGADVEIGEGTVIGPHVVLKGPTVIGKHNRIYQFSSVGEDTPDLKYKGEATRLVIGDHNTIREGVTIHRGTVQDRSETTIGNHNLIMAYAHIGHDSVIGNHCILVNNTALAGHVWVDDWAILSGYTLVHQFCRIGAHSFSGMGTAIGKDVPAFVTVFGNPAEARSMNFEGMRRRGFSAEAIAALRKGYKLVYRQGLTVEQALAELAESAAQFPEVAIFRDSIQASTRGITR; this is translated from the coding sequence ATGAGTTTGATTGACCCCCGCGCGATCATCGACCCCAGTGCCAGATTGGCCGACGACGTCGTCGTTGGCCCTTGGAGCATTGTCGGGGCCGATGTGGAAATCGGCGAGGGTACAGTCATCGGCCCGCACGTCGTGCTCAAGGGGCCGACCGTGATCGGCAAGCACAACCGCATCTACCAGTTTTCTTCGGTCGGTGAAGACACGCCAGACCTGAAATACAAGGGCGAAGCGACGCGCCTGGTGATCGGTGATCACAACACGATTCGTGAGGGGGTCACCATTCACCGTGGCACCGTGCAGGATCGCAGCGAAACCACCATTGGCAACCATAACCTGATCATGGCCTATGCCCATATCGGCCATGACAGTGTGATCGGCAATCATTGCATTCTGGTCAACAACACGGCACTGGCTGGGCATGTCTGGGTCGATGACTGGGCGATTCTGTCCGGTTATACCCTGGTGCATCAGTTCTGCCGCATTGGCGCACACAGCTTCTCGGGCATGGGCACCGCGATTGGCAAGGATGTTCCGGCTTTCGTTACCGTGTTCGGTAACCCGGCCGAGGCGCGCAGCATGAACTTCGAGGGCATGCGCCGGCGTGGTTTCTCCGCTGAGGCCATCGCTGCCCTGCGCAAGGGCTACAAGCTGGTCTATCGCCAGGGGCTGACCGTCGAGCAGGCGCTGGCCGAGTTGGCCGAGTCCGCTGCTCAGTTCCCGGAAGTGGCGATTTTCCGTGATTCGATTCAGGCCTCCACGCGCGGCATCACGCGCTGA
- the fabZ gene encoding 3-hydroxyacyl-ACP dehydratase FabZ, with amino-acid sequence MMDINEIREYLPHRYPFLLVDRVVDLDVEGKQIRAYKNVSINEPFFNGHFPEHPIMPGVLIIEAMAQAAGILGFKMMGVKPADGTLYYFVGSDKLRFRSPVLPGDQLTLEAKYLSDRRSIWKFECRATVDGKEVCAAEIICAERKL; translated from the coding sequence ATGATGGACATCAACGAAATTCGTGAATATTTGCCGCACCGCTATCCGTTCCTGCTGGTGGACCGCGTGGTGGACCTGGACGTCGAAGGCAAGCAGATTCGCGCCTATAAGAATGTCAGCATCAATGAGCCGTTCTTCAATGGTCACTTCCCCGAGCACCCGATCATGCCGGGCGTTCTGATCATCGAGGCCATGGCCCAGGCTGCCGGTATCCTCGGCTTCAAGATGATGGGCGTGAAGCCGGCCGATGGCACCCTGTATTACTTCGTCGGCTCCGACAAACTGCGCTTCCGCTCGCCGGTGCTGCCGGGCGATCAACTGACGCTGGAAGCCAAATACCTGAGCGACCGTCGCAGCATCTGGAAATTCGAGTGCCGCGCCACCGTCGATGGCAAGGAAGTCTGCGCTGCTGAAATCATCTGTGCGGAACGCAAGCTATGA
- the rseP gene encoding sigma E protease regulator RseP encodes MSGLYMLVGTLIALGVLVTFHEYGHFWVARRCGVKVLRFSVGFGTPLLRWHDRQGTEFVVAAIPLGGYVKMLDEREGDVPPELVEQSFNRKSVRQRIAIVAAGPLANFLLALLFFWFVAMLGSQQVRPVIGAVQPDSLAQVAGLRAGQEIVAVNGEATSGWAAVNLQLVRRLGESGTLDLRVLEPGSTVETPKQVQLDNWLRGVDEPDPIGSLGIRPWRPVLEPVLAEVDSKGPAHAAGLQAGDRLLALDGEPLVDWQDLVDRVRALPGEAVTLRFERAGQAQDVQLTLASRGEGEARSGYLGAGVQGVEWPPEMLREVRYGPLDGVVEGMRQTWSMSLLTLDSLKKMLFGELSVKNLSGPITIAKVAGASAESGLGDFLKFLAYLSISLGVLNLLPIPVLDGGHLLFYLVEWVRGRPLSERVQGWGMQIGISLVIGVMLLALVNDLSRL; translated from the coding sequence ATGAGTGGGTTGTACATGCTGGTTGGCACCCTGATCGCACTAGGTGTCCTGGTGACCTTTCACGAGTACGGGCACTTCTGGGTGGCCCGGCGCTGCGGCGTCAAGGTGCTGCGCTTCTCCGTTGGCTTCGGCACACCGCTGCTGCGATGGCATGACCGCCAGGGCACCGAATTCGTGGTTGCAGCCATTCCTCTGGGTGGCTACGTCAAGATGCTCGATGAGCGCGAGGGCGATGTGCCCCCCGAGCTCGTCGAGCAGTCCTTCAATCGCAAGAGCGTGCGCCAGCGCATCGCCATCGTGGCTGCGGGCCCGCTGGCCAATTTCTTGCTGGCGCTGCTGTTCTTCTGGTTCGTCGCCATGCTCGGCAGTCAGCAGGTGCGCCCGGTTATCGGCGCGGTGCAGCCGGACAGTCTGGCGCAAGTGGCCGGGTTGCGTGCGGGGCAGGAGATCGTTGCGGTCAACGGCGAGGCTACCAGTGGTTGGGCGGCGGTCAATCTGCAGCTGGTAAGGCGTCTGGGCGAGAGCGGTACGCTCGATCTGCGCGTGCTGGAGCCTGGCTCCACCGTCGAAACGCCAAAACAGGTGCAGTTGGACAACTGGCTGCGTGGCGTCGACGAGCCGGACCCGATTGGTTCGCTGGGCATTCGTCCATGGCGTCCGGTGCTGGAGCCGGTTCTGGCTGAGGTCGATTCCAAGGGGCCTGCCCACGCCGCAGGGCTGCAGGCAGGGGACAGGTTGCTGGCGCTCGATGGCGAGCCCCTGGTCGACTGGCAGGATCTGGTTGATCGCGTAAGGGCATTGCCGGGCGAGGCGGTCACGCTGCGCTTCGAACGCGCCGGGCAAGCGCAGGATGTGCAGCTGACCCTGGCATCGCGCGGTGAAGGAGAGGCCCGCAGTGGCTACCTGGGCGCCGGTGTGCAGGGCGTCGAATGGCCGCCGGAGATGCTCCGCGAGGTGCGCTACGGTCCGCTCGATGGCGTTGTCGAGGGCATGCGTCAAACCTGGTCCATGAGCCTGCTGACCCTCGATTCACTGAAGAAAATGCTGTTCGGTGAGCTCTCGGTAAAAAACTTGAGTGGGCCGATAACCATTGCTAAAGTGGCGGGCGCTTCAGCTGAGTCAGGGCTGGGGGATTTCCTGAAATTCCTTGCATATCTGAGTATTAGCTTGGGGGTTCTCAATCTGCTGCCCATTCCCGTACTGGATGGTGGGCATCTGCTGTTTTACCTGGTCGAGTGGGTGCGTGGTCGCCCCTTGTCTGAGCGGGTTCAGGGTTGGGGGATGCAGATCGGCATCAGTCTGGTCATCGGGGTCATGTTGCTTGCCCTGGTCAACGACCTCAGCCGCCTGTGA
- the bamA gene encoding outer membrane protein assembly factor BamA, with protein MKRLLLPAVLSALMIAEVHAESFTISDIRVNGLQRVSAGSVFGALPLNVGEQVDDRQLVDATRSLFRTGFFQDIQLGRDGDVLVVTVVERPSISGIEIEGNKAITTEDLLKGLNQSGLAEGEIFQRATLEGVRNELQRQYVAQGRYSAEIEAEVIPQPRNRVALKITINEGTVAAISHINVVGNTVFSDEDLVDLFELKTTNWLSFFKNDDKYAREKLSGDLERLRSYYLDRGYINMDISSTQVSITPDKKHVYITVNVEEGEKYSVRDVKLSGDLKVPEEDVRALLLVKEGQVFSRKIMTTTSELITRRLGNEGYTFANVNGVPEAHDEDNTVSITFFVDPGKRAYVNRINFRGNTKSEDQVLRREMRQMEGGWASTYLIDQSKVRLERLGFFKEVNVETPQVPGTDDQIDVNYSVEEQPSGSITASVGFAQNAGLILGGSISQNNFLGTGNRVSIGLTRSEYQTRYSFGFVDPYWTVDGVSLGYNAFYRTTDYDELDVDVSSYSVDSLGAGVNIGYPISETARLTYGLTVQQDTIDTGRYTVDEIFDFIDSEGDNYLNFKGSIGWSESTLNRGVLANRGHSQSLVLETTLPGSDLSFYKLDYRGQVFTPISDTYTLRFHTQLGYGDSYGSTAELPFYEHYYAGGFNSVRGFEDSSLGPRSTPSSGAKPGTLRDPDQDPLPFGGNVLVQGGVEMLFPLPFVKDQRSLRTALFWDVGNVFDTNCSSSQKRLSDSCNIDFSSMASSVGVGLTWITALGPLSFSLAMPIKKPDDADTQVFQFSLGQTF; from the coding sequence ATGAAACGTCTGCTGCTACCTGCGGTACTGTCCGCATTGATGATCGCCGAAGTTCACGCCGAGTCCTTCACCATCTCCGATATACGCGTCAATGGCCTGCAGCGGGTTTCCGCAGGCAGCGTATTCGGCGCGCTGCCGCTCAACGTGGGCGAGCAGGTAGATGATCGCCAACTGGTCGATGCCACCCGCTCCCTGTTCCGTACCGGCTTCTTCCAGGATATCCAGCTCGGTCGCGATGGTGACGTGCTGGTGGTTACCGTGGTCGAGCGTCCCTCCATCTCCGGCATCGAGATCGAAGGCAACAAGGCCATCACTACAGAAGACCTGCTCAAGGGCCTGAACCAGTCCGGTCTGGCCGAGGGCGAAATCTTCCAGCGCGCCACCCTCGAAGGCGTGCGTAACGAGCTGCAGCGCCAGTATGTCGCTCAGGGTCGCTATTCGGCCGAGATCGAAGCCGAAGTCATTCCGCAGCCGCGTAACCGCGTGGCGCTGAAAATCACCATCAACGAAGGCACCGTTGCCGCCATCTCCCACATCAACGTGGTCGGCAACACCGTGTTCTCCGATGAAGATCTGGTCGATCTGTTCGAGCTGAAGACCACTAACTGGCTGTCCTTCTTCAAGAACGACGACAAGTATGCCCGCGAGAAACTGTCCGGTGACCTCGAGCGCCTGCGCTCCTACTACCTGGACCGCGGCTACATCAACATGGATATCAGCTCCACCCAGGTATCCATCACCCCGGACAAGAAGCACGTCTACATCACCGTCAACGTCGAAGAGGGCGAGAAGTACAGCGTCCGTGACGTGAAGCTTTCCGGTGACCTCAAGGTGCCGGAAGAAGACGTTCGCGCGCTGCTGCTGGTCAAGGAAGGGCAGGTCTTCTCGCGCAAGATCATGACCACCACCAGTGAGCTGATCACCCGCCGCCTGGGTAACGAAGGCTATACCTTCGCCAACGTCAACGGCGTGCCGGAAGCTCACGACGAGGACAACACCGTTTCGATCACCTTCTTCGTCGATCCGGGCAAGCGCGCTTACGTCAATCGCATCAACTTCCGCGGCAACACCAAGTCCGAAGACCAGGTGCTGCGTCGTGAAATGCGTCAGATGGAAGGTGGCTGGGCCTCGACCTACCTGATCGACCAGTCCAAGGTGCGTCTGGAGCGTCTGGGCTTCTTCAAGGAGGTCAACGTCGAAACCCCGCAGGTACCGGGTACCGACGACCAGATCGACGTCAACTACAGCGTCGAAGAGCAGCCGTCCGGCTCCATCACTGCCAGCGTCGGTTTCGCCCAGAACGCCGGTCTGATCCTCGGTGGTTCGATCAGCCAGAACAACTTCCTGGGTACCGGTAACCGCGTCAGCATCGGCCTGACCCGCAGCGAATACCAGACCCGATACAGCTTTGGCTTCGTTGACCCCTACTGGACCGTCGACGGTGTCAGCCTGGGTTACAACGCCTTCTACCGCACCACCGACTACGATGAGCTCGATGTCGACGTATCCAGCTACTCGGTCGACAGCCTGGGTGCAGGTGTCAACATTGGCTACCCGATCAGCGAAACCGCGCGTCTGACCTACGGTCTGACCGTGCAGCAGGACACCATCGATACCGGTCGTTATACCGTCGACGAGATCTTTGATTTCATCGACTCTGAGGGCGATAACTACCTGAACTTCAAGGGTTCCATCGGCTGGTCCGAGTCGACCCTGAACCGTGGTGTACTGGCCAACCGTGGTCATTCGCAGAGCCTGGTGCTGGAAACCACGCTGCCAGGTAGCGATCTGTCGTTCTACAAGCTCGACTACCGTGGTCAGGTCTTCACCCCGATCAGCGACACCTACACCCTGCGCTTCCATACCCAGCTAGGTTATGGCGACAGCTACGGTTCCACGGCTGAGCTGCCGTTCTACGAGCACTACTACGCGGGTGGTTTCAACTCAGTACGTGGTTTCGAAGACAGCAGCCTTGGGCCACGCAGTACGCCGAGTAGCGGTGCCAAACCGGGCACCTTGCGCGACCCGGATCAGGACCCGCTGCCGTTCGGTGGTAACGTGCTGGTGCAGGGTGGTGTCGAGATGCTCTTCCCGCTGCCGTTTGTCAAGGATCAGCGCTCGCTGCGTACCGCGTTGTTCTGGGATGTGGGTAACGTCTTCGATACCAACTGCAGCTCCAGCCAGAAGAGGCTGAGCGACAGCTGCAATATCGACTTCAGCAGCATGGCCAGCTCCGTGGGTGTCGGCCTGACCTGGATCACCGCACTGGGCCCGCTGAGTTTCAGTCTGGCCATGCCGATCAAGAAGCCGGATGATGCCGATACCCAGGTATTCCAGTTCTCCCTGGGTCAAACCTTCTAA